In Silurus meridionalis isolate SWU-2019-XX chromosome 19, ASM1480568v1, whole genome shotgun sequence, the DNA window cacatctcccttatgcttaaagatcggtaccagcacactccttctccattcctcaggcatcctcaccttccagaatcctgttaaacaatctggttaaaaactccactgccatctctcctaaacatctcacgcttctacggtatgtcatctggtccaaccgactttccactcttcatcctcttaatcgctgctctcacttcctccttactaatcctatctacatcctgctttaccaactccacatcatccaaccttctctctctctgattttcctcattcatcagctgctcaaaatactccctccaccttctcaacacactctcctcactagtcaacacatttccctctccatcctttattgcttgcagcacatccttcccagcttggtccctctgcctggccaatcagtataaatccttttctccttccttagtgtccaacctctcatacagctcctcatatgccttttccttggctttcgccacatccctctttacctgctgccgcatctccttgtactccagcctacttttctcatcactctgtcattcccacttctgttttgccaacctctttctccttatgcttttttgcacttcctcattccaccaccacgtctttttgtcttcctttctatttgcagatatcacaccaagtacttttctagccgcctccctcatcactcctgcagtagtttcccaatcacccaacacctcttcaccaccaccgagcccctgtctgacctcttccctgaacctcacactacactcttcctccttcagtttccaccatcttattcttttttcagtcctcactctccttctcttcttcctagcctccaaaaccatcctacagaccatcatccgatgctgtctagctataCTGTCCCCTGCGAACACCATACAGTCTCTAATCTcgttcaggttgcatctcctgcatagaacatagtccacctgtgtgcaccttcctccactcttatctgtcaccctatgatcctccttcttcttaaaataagtgttcaccgctgccatttctatccttttagcaaaatctaccaccatctgcctttccacattcctctccttaaggccatacctacccatcacctcctcatcacctctgttcccttcaccaacatgcccattaaagtctgcctcaATCACTAAtttttctttcctaggtacaccatctaccacttcatctaattcactccagaatctttccttctcctccatctcacagccaacttgtggagcataggcactgatgacatttatcatcatccttcaacttccaccttcacgatcatcaccctatcagaaactctattcacctccactacactcttactttacttcagaatccccctacaccatttctcttttcatccacaccattatagaacagtttgaacccacctccaatgtttctggccttactccctttccacttggtctcctgaacacacaacatatctacccaCACAACATTgatctcctctccatcatatcagctatctctctccctttacccgtcatagtaccaacatttaaagtaccaacccaaacctccactctcctacactgctccttttcctgccgtctctgtagacgtcttcatcctctccttctcctccattgGCCAACActagcccaattttcaccggtaccctgttggctaacgatacctgtggcggtcgttgttaacccgggcctcgaccgatccggtatgaaattctcatttgtgatccgcatatttaatttggaaaaagttttttaattaaaaacataaaatgaagGGGTAGTTGTTGGTGCAGTCAGTAAATATTCATGTGCAAAAATCTTTTGTAGAATTCTTTCATGAATTCTGTAATCAGATGGGTTTGCAAGTTTAACATGTGTTTAAAACTTTAACATACCTTAAATGGTTTTATGCATTTACACATATGTACTGCATTTTTCATGGTAAAAACTAAGTCAGatgtaggggaaaaaaaacataaacacatgcAGTATACAGTATGAAACATACATAATCtgcatattaattattatagatTGTTTAAATACATTAACTTAAATTTTCCAAAGTCTTtcgaaaatctttttttgtggcagagtaacaacaaaaatgtgttcACTTTCCTTTATCTGTTTGTATAATGTATGTTGTTTGTACATTGTTGATTTGTTTGCCGTGAATTTCGTGTTTGTGTTGGCATTaaaatttttacagttttgtatCTCGCATCCCTTTATTAATCttaaattattgttttgatttcctgcattCTCTACTTTCCATTGGctctgtttatctttttttcctttcatttgtaATAGCAGTTTATTTCCTATTTTAAAGCAGTGAGTGGAGGTCATTTCTATCAGAActgcaaacaaacactacagtaaccaCATTAAAGTTATGTAGTATCTCTGATATGGCGAGCATCCAGCTCATttagtgtgtgaagtgtgacatgtatAGTCAGTCTCTCAGTCACTAGCAATCTGTGAGAATTGTAAGTTAGTTTGCTTGTTGACTGAGATGATCCTAGCATTAGATGAGCACATGCATAAGTCACATGAGTCTAGAGAGAATTAGTGTGTGCAAGAGCAGTCCAGGTtatgcaggggaaagtctggatgcccaaGGTGGAGTTAGCGTTTCCctgactccggcattagagccctcgcagcggggcgaGTGTGTGACGACTTGGCTGCATACTTGCAAAGCCAACGCTAACTCTAAGGCTTGCCCATGCAAGCACCATTCCTTTCAgcttcacgtgtccaacaggtttgctctcttCAGTGAAGCACCcactgagaaacctgaaagagctctggttataggaaactctattctgaggcacgtgaaattagataggcctttaggggcaccagcagcataGATTAGGTGTATACTGGGAGCCAGGCTTCTGGGTGTACAGGTTAGTTTAGGTTTTTAGGAAAACATCctttctctaagatagtttttcacacaggaactaatgatatacgccttcgacagtcagcggttgctaagagtaacattttAGAGGTATGTAATTTAGCAAAGGCAATGTCCAATGCTGTAATATGCTCTGGCGTGGCGATGTAGCTTACAGcgggttatggtcgctgaactgctggatgtccgaatGGTGTTTAATGTGGGCTTCATAAATAATTCgagcaattttgagggcaaggctggcctgttagggcagggcggtatccatcccactcgggAAGGTGCGGCTCttatttcttgtagtataggtcatagtttCAGAACAGCATTAGTTAACCAGTGAATATCTAGAGCCAAGGCTAGGGAGCAGACAAAGAGGCTAAATCGACTACTGCGAGCTGCACCGTGTCGTCACTCAGAGTAGaccaaattgagactgtgtctgtctccCGAGAGAAAGTagaaattctcagaaagtctaAGTAACATAATTACCATTACATTTAAGTAAGACTGAATGCACAGTCGAGCACATCttatctaaagataggattttTGAATATTAGCTCTCGTGTGTCATAAGCACTGAATAAAATGGATTTATTACTGACTAGGAgtttaatgtaatgtgttttacATAAGCGTGGATTAGACCGAACAAATATCTACCATTAAATGAAGctagtcctcctgggtatagttacatacaccaaccttGTCTAAATAGTAGAGGAGGCGGTGTctcagctatttataataataatctaagcatCACAAATCACCCCCCCACAAATGTAACACATTTGATATTTGTTcattacaccaacataaaatatttagtgtcgGAAAGCGTCTATTCAGTCActtccatttattattatttatagacccccagggcctcACTCAGATTTTCTCGTAGAATttgcaaatttaataaaatctagctacttctttagacaaagcattaattgttggtgactttaatattcattttgatattcaggaagactccttaagtaCAGCAGAACACCCTAAAACAGACCACTccgaaattagaacgtaaattgCGTCAAACCAAATTGACAGTACAGTGGAGCCTCAGattacgagcataattcgttctggaAATGTGCTAGCAAATCAATTTACTCTTATATCGATAAAAGATTTTCCaataagaaataatgtaaattcaGATAATGCGTTTTAGACACCCGaaattattcatataaaaataaaagtacaatacagtacacagtaataCATGATAATACATTTCTAAGTAATATTGTATTACTGTGTAGTGTAACAATATtaatcttaaataaaaacaaataaacatgatgtGTCATGTACCTTTACTCCTGACAGAACCTCAAAATCTTGACAGAGCCTCAAATCCTGACAGACAATGGtgccaaaacatttacaaatatttaaggTGAAGTGACACATCTGGGCTTAAGGCACAAAAGACTATAAAATGGTTGAGGGATCTAATTCTTTCGGATACTTTTGCAGTTGAATCAACAAACTTTTCAACCCATCTATGATACTAGTCACCACACCAAAAATTGCCATTTGAGTGTCCATGTCTACATGTAGGAAACCATTTACATACATGGACTATATTTAATACTCTCCACACATTTTGGAACCCCTTCTATCGTTTAATTGTTAAGACTTAGATATCCTTGGATAGTGATATCCTTTGTGTCATCATTCGAACGTGACATTGGTCTGTAGGGGAAACATTCTGTTGGTGGTTTGTCTGGTTTAGAATAAGAATGGTCCAGGCATTTTAAGTAAGGTGTGGTGGAATGTAACCATTATTCTAAGAATTACTAGATACATGTCTAACAGAGGaacaatttttataatattatttatgtcACTTTGATTCATAGACCATTGGGAATTATCACTTCACTGATGTTCATGTTAAGTCATCAAGTTTAATGCTTTGTATCTTTAGAGATACTGGGAGTGTCCAATCAAACTAGAAAGGTCTTTTGGTTTAATAAGTTATTTGAATATCCCAACTGGTAAAAGGCTTTATAGAATCAAATGACACCCTTGCTAATTTCCAGTGAAATTTTATTTATGGCACATTTTGACCCAAGTTTCTTCATTTGTTAGGACAGCAATTTACTTAATtcttacaattttttatttttttattttataatttactatttttatatttccattCTCATACTAAGAATTAAAGGCAAAGAAATTTTGAATTAACTTTTTAAATTTAGTAGCTATTTAGGGCGTGTGCACCTTTGCATATATTTCTACACaggtatatatatgtgttcTTTGCCTGTGACCTTGTACAAGGTTATCAGGATGAATTTAGTGATTGAGACTTGTAAGTTGCAACTATGTGGTAATATTCACATATTTACCGACTAACGAGGTTATGTCTGTCTGCtttaagtattttaaaaatgaataaaataatcaagGTCATCTTGGTCATAAATGTTGCATGATCCCTGCTTAAACACTTGTCCCCCAACCTGAGGGAACTGGTTTTCTAATGTAAGTGGGAGTAAACAGCTATGAGGCATAGAGTTTAGGTTGacaaaatatctttaaaaacttattatttagttatttatggTGTACTTTATGGCCCTGTGAAAGATTAGCATTCCGTCCTGAGTGAATTTTCATGCCCTGTGCCTTGTTTTCTCCTCTTTAGGTATATTTTACAACCCAATATCGTCTGGTAATCAACAGAGTTATCAATTTTAAAGTGTTTTGggtgaaacatttttaattgcCATGGCTTATAGTTTTGTAATTAATACAATGTAATTTTCTTATTACATTGTAAGCAGGTATGGGTGACTGACACAAATGCTGGGTATACATATAAATGCAAGGAatattaaagtaaaagaaagcaAGACATGCTGCTGTTTCATTTTGCAGCTAAACATAAGCTCTTGAAGTTGTCGCTTGACAGTACGTTAAGGCCCGTGTGGTATTTCTGTGTACTCTCTAACAAACTTGCCTCTCATTGGTTGTTCTCAATGACGTTGCTTTCTGCAGCCAATCGCGCAGGATGAAGAACTGCTTGTGTGGTACAATGGAGAAGACAACCCAGAGATAGAAGCTGCTTTAGAGGAAGAAAGGAGCAGCAACTTTCACAAGAAAAATTCGCCAAGAGCTAAGCGAGGTACAATATATCTATTCATGCGTTATAAGCAGTACTGCGCTGTCGACTGCTGCAAACAGTTGACCAAAAACCGGGCAAAACCGACACTTCTTTTCTTCTAAGTTCGAACTGAGAAGTCGCAAACGTCAGCTAACTCGATAGCATTGGGGAGCTAATCATATGGCTGCATCCTGTAATCTTCTCCGAAAAATTACAAGCGCGcttaaaaatgtgtaattactTTATAGcttaataattgtatataaatgtgtatctAATTTGTCTTATACAGAAGCTCGGGTAGATTGTTTAAGGAACCTTTGTTAAATAAAGGTTCCGATTTGTATTTAGAGCACCGAATGACCTTCCTTCAGCTGTTTATAAGAAGTGTTTAGCGAAATATTTAGGCAAAACTGACTGAACCGCACATGTAGTGATAGGAATAGTGATAGAATGTCTTTACACCAAACACTTTAACCCATTTTCTCCATCTTATAATGAAGTGCCAATCTTATTATCAACACGCCACTGCTGGTTTTGTATTACACTTAGAGAACTTCATGAATTACGTTTTAGGCAACAGGTCGGATGTCTCGAAACCTTGTGATCCATTCATGTTGCATGTGTTCCAGTCAAAAGATTGGACTTCTATTTCAGTATATTATTTTCAACGTTATACATTATTACTGAAGTCATCAAGACTATGAAATgggtatggaattatgtaggtAGCAAAACGTGTTAAATGACCTAGAACATGTTTTACTTACCTTACCTTTACCTCCATACAGGAAATACAATTGCAACACAGCAAATATTTCAGAAGTTCCTagattttgtataaaattttcAATCAAAACATTGATGCCTGTGTGAATCAGACTTTATTTAGAACGCTAATTGATTAACCTGTCATTGTGACACCACTGTTGTCCTAATACTTGTTGTCCTAATGCAGGGAATTTTGAAAGTAGTTTGGAAATTTTCTTAAGGTACATTCAAACATAAAGCACTTTTATTGCTAAAAGTGGCCACGATTTATTGCAATACtcctttattttacttaaaagcaaagaaaagtccACTGGTTCCTAGTcttttgtataatataaaattattttattttaaaattaacacTGACATCTCACAGCTGCTGGTAGCCCATGTACAAACTGGGGAACACATAAATTCCtaaattttgaaaataaacatacatgtgAAGTTAGTAAACATAAATTAACCATTTCAAATAAACATACTTGTACTTCAGTGAACATAAACAAACCAATCCGACATGTAGTGAACAGTTACAGTGAGGTAACTCACGGTTGCCCGCGAGGTCCAGCCATCTGTGGTCAGAGCAAGGCTCTGTGCTTGAGCCAATTCGTACACAATACTGTTGCATGTCTTTTCATAGAGGTCGGGAATTATAAAGTGTGAGACGGTAGTCTTTAACGCGGATCGAGTGTTTTTATAAGATGACAAAAGCCTGCATCTCCAATCACCGAAAACGGCTGCAAATCTTTGGCAATGAACCCCCCACTGCCTGTGATATTTTCATGTGTCTCTCGGAACCAGTTGGGTATGTATGCTGGAAGGATTCAGCGAAGGGACTGTTGTTTTTTGGAGGACTTTATTACCTGCTCTGCTATCCTGCCTTTAGACATTGATATTGCTGGGTGATGGCGCAGCAGATGTGCAATCATATTGGAAGTGTTTCCGTTTGAGTAGGCTACACGTGTAAAACAATGCTTGCAgacagtcatttttttgtttaccgttttttcttcctctgcaTTATACTCAacagcaaaaccaaaatgtCTCCACACCACAGATTTATAAGACGCCGGCGCCTCCTCGTACTGTAGCCTCACATCACCACCGCTCGCCATGTTAAAGTGTGGAATGATGGTTCAGCGCCCCCTAACTTTAGAGCATAGTGATTTAACATTTACTCACGGGGAGGAGTTTCCTCATCTCAGCTCGTAGACTTAcaggcacacacaaacagtcgattcggagagaaataaaaagcacataaattatttaaacgTAAAACCGGAAAAAACGCAATTCACAAGCGCGTATTAAatcggttttttttttgttttgttttttttaatgtcactcTACATCTAATTGCCAACTGTCACTGTAGCTGTCTGTCACAACAGTAACACTTGCGAGCCACAAAGcaactgaaatgtttttctacTTAATTTATTTCTGAGAGTCGCTGTATGTGTGAACATAGCTtataaaagtgttttctttcttttggcacTTTTCACTGTGTTAATCTTCCATAAAATGCAGAGTAGGCAATGTTTGAGTATCAGTATGCACTGTTTAGTTCAGATTATTTTGGAGTAACAATCTAAACAGTGACCATAAATAACAGACCTCTATTACCTACATTATACCTCTCATTGTTATGAGAATATAATGAATGTTTAGCTGGCTTCATtacagtttttacttttttttacaggaagaaAGAAGCTATTGGAAAACATCAGACAGGCTGGTTTGGAAAGATTATCTGAACATAAGCCATTGAGCACAACTACATCTATAGTCACAGAGATGCGTGACTCAGATAAAGGTTTGTCATTTTTGCCTAAATGTAGTAAGTAGTTTATCCCCTGTAACtacatttatgtttgtattttaatattattcataatatattaaaaaatatgtggAAATAGCATATCCAAAATTGTAGGCACATGGGCTAAATAATTACAAAGGTTGCTTACTAAAATGATGCTTGTAAATACTTTTGCCAGGAATAAATACAGAGGAAAAGAGACCCTTTGGGGCTTCAGATCCAGCTCAAGAGATTGCAGCTTTACAAGTATTCAACACAGAGACCAGGGATATTTCTCTGTTTCCTGTTCATACTGCAGTGTTGGatcagaaggagagagagaagtcgGATAAAGAACTTCAGACACCTGGGATCCTTGAGCACTCTGCTGAGTCACAGTCAGAAAAGAAGAATGAACAGCATGACCCAGAATCAACTTCTGGCCACCCTTTCAATGAGAGTTCTGAGAGTCCATTGCATGAAGTAGCATCAGTGTCTTCTTTGGTTTTTCAAGACCTGAATGCAGAGGTGGACCCTGAATTTGAGGATGATTCACAAGGTGGCAACCATCCTTGTCAGTACGGTGAACGTGAGTTTTCCACCAAACAAAACCTGGATCATATTAAGACTCACACTATCGGAAACCATCAGACCCTCACCTTTAAATGCAAATACTGCTCCAAGCTATTTGGTTCTCAGGTAGGCAAGAGAAGGCATGAAAGACGACATGAAAATGGGAGTAAAGGCCTAAAAAGGCTTGGGTCGCTTGCTGGAACAGCCTTTCTTTCCAGTCCTTCTGGGTGTAATAACTCTTCTATTTCAGGTAGTGTCACATCTCCAAGCCCCAACATTAAAAGTTCTCAAAACAGTCCTACTTACCCAAGCACAAATGCATCAACTAAAGATGCAGGAGTTGAGCAAAACCAGTCTCTAGTCATGGAAGAAAATGGGAAATCGAAAGAACTGCACCCGTGTAAATATTGCAACAAGGTTTTTGGCACTCACACAAACATGCGCAGACACCAGCGCAGAATTCATGAACGTCATCTTATGCCAAAAGGAGTTCAGAGGAAGGGAATACTTTTGCAGGATATTTCATCTCATAAACTACAACAAGCTCAGAGTTCAGTACTTCAGGAGGGATCACCTCGTAATAGCCCATCACTTGTCTATGTGCCTAGCGTAGACTCAGATGAAGAAGGAGAACTAGAGGAGGTTGATGTTTCCAAAAACATTTCGGAGAATCTCAGCCTTTACATAGATGGAAAGATCTTATCCACTGCCACAGTCAGCAGCTGTGATGTTATAGAAGTGGATTCAAGCAACCAAGCATTATTCGGTCTTGATACAGTCATTTTGAATTCTAGCCAAATAAGTCATGCTCTCCAATTAGAAACACAGCCTTGCCATGTAAAAGAGCTTTCGATTATTGATCAGGCTGTCCCCAAAAGAAGAACTTCTACACCACCGCTCCTTCCCACTGTGGAAACAGAACCTGATACCCTGTCATCTACTGTATcttcaccttcttcttcttcctcacaATCACCTTCTTTGGGAGGTAACAGTTTCTCACAGCCCATAGACACAGTGTCCTTTCAAAAGGAGAAAACTATTTATCTTTCTCCAAAATTAAAACAGCTTCTGCAAACCAAGGACAGTCAGAAACCAACCCTTGCTTTAGCTGCAGAAAGCCGCAAATTGACTACTCCACATTCCGTATCCACATTGCCAGCTGCTCAAGGAAAATTTAAAAGACGGACTGCTTCTCCTCCTACACAAAAGAGCTCATCGGTAAACATGGAGAGCTCAGCTATTGAAACAGGAGATTCGTTTGCCCCTGTGGTACCAAAGGTTGAAAGTCATTGCATGAGCATGTCCTGGAATGCATCTAGCAAAGAGCACATTGACTGCGTGAGTTCTTCTGGAAAGGACTGGCCAGTCTTGGTAAGTGGAGGCAGTTCTTGCAATCAGCAGCCTCTTGACCTTTCTGGTGTTATTGGTAAACAAGGTGGCAGCATTAGCAAAGGAGCTAATGAGTCTGTGCTGGATCTAAGCATACACCATAAGAGCTTGACTGACCACAAAACAAAAGCTAGTATATTGCTACAGTCGCATGTCAAGAGAAAGAAGCCCAATACTAGCATGTTGGAGAAAGTATTGATGAATGAGTATTCTGGTTCAGTCTCAGCTGGAGAGGAAGGCTCTCTTAGTCTTGGAAGCCCAGACACTCACTATAGCACCACTGCTGTGTCTCCAACCAGTGTGTGTTCAAACTCTGAACACCATCTTTGTGAATCTGTCTCTCCACCCTCTCTGACTCCTGTGATTATGAACCCCTCTTCCCCCTCATCCTCTAGCCAGGCATCCTCAACACCTCCCCCTCCAGTTCTACCCACAGTCCCTTCACCTCCACCTTTCGCACAGTTTTCAGATTCTGCTTTTCCCAAACTTTCTCCCTACTCTGTTTATTATATGGCAG includes these proteins:
- the prdm2b gene encoding PR domain zinc finger protein 2, translating into MRDSDKGINTEEKRPFGASDPAQEIAALQVFNTETRDISLFPVHTAVLDQKEREKSDKELQTPGILEHSAESQSEKKNEQHDPESTSGHPFNESSESPLHEVASVSSLVFQDLNAEVDPEFEDDSQGGNHPCQYGEREFSTKQNLDHIKTHTIGNHQTLTFKCKYCSKLFGSQVGKRRHERRHENGSKGLKRLGSLAGTAFLSSPSGCNNSSISGSVTSPSPNIKSSQNSPTYPSTNASTKDAGVEQNQSLVMEENGKSKELHPCKYCNKVFGTHTNMRRHQRRIHERHLMPKGVQRKGILLQDISSHKLQQAQSSVLQEGSPRNSPSLVYVPSVDSDEEGELEEVDVSKNISENLSLYIDGKILSTATVSSCDVIEVDSSNQALFGLDTVILNSSQISHALQLETQPCHVKELSIIDQAVPKRRTSTPPLLPTVETEPDTLSSTVSSPSSSSSQSPSLGGNSFSQPIDTVSFQKEKTIYLSPKLKQLLQTKDSQKPTLALAAESRKLTTPHSVSTLPAAQGKFKRRTASPPTQKSSSVNMESSAIETGDSFAPVVPKVESHCMSMSWNASSKEHIDCVSSSGKDWPVLVSGGSSCNQQPLDLSGVIGKQGGSISKGANESVLDLSIHHKSLTDHKTKASILLQSHVKRKKPNTSMLEKVLMNEYSGSVSAGEEGSLSLGSPDTHYSTTAVSPTSVCSNSEHHLCESVSPPSLTPVIMNPSSPSSSSQASSTPPPPVLPTVPSPPPFAQFSDSAFPKLSPYSVYYMADEIPMFHNVKETCFEMKNLDDKELNQTSNKQLPPTADALPQSPEDEKSNCNADSFSESETLLECSTSNSDLHLINKTKHVISLYEKNVDSKVIQSSSFDNPFPQDHNIATDVCQNLQSCPVHLASNMDSHAFYQKIVADSNVQLLCNDALVTDKIEDAVESTINNDGISSVAEKTPERANALEQDTFTKSFVCNVCEEPFHSIKQLSKHIVEHGEEWPFKCEFCVQLFQNVAALLEHRSSLHGVGRIYCCSVCAKEFAFLCNLQQHQSDLHPGQSCAHTTIENGKLRPQNYTDPAQVDIEKNPSNLTHYTTVDVAPPDSCELFNCSSVKEESDGDEQEDPTEELYTTIKIMASEAGKPKCPDVRLGINQHYPSFKPPPFPYHNRTPSSSVASATNFTTHNIPQTFSTAIRCTKCGNSFDNMPELHKHILACANASDKRRYTPKKNPIPLRQIVNQPQNGVSPLPAAIVGQNPCRRMGQPKRLNFTQEVPIKIKMSALNKKKNQLVQKAISQKNKAATSIKKTSILGEEHVVQACPYCSREFTYAASLAKHIACSCPQKPVAKKKKGALMPQDKNMKLRSRVTDSEIKEEGNCSLAVKSLGKTRTRSLELLEGDITSGSNGKTGTPQIRVKRPALNKNQSAPKTKKGRKSKSQPSILPSFLALGSQPAAKIQRGRKDMKKEAETKPQVQPIKEKRFPKRMRERVGGPVTRSLQMATAAPPGEVETEDVPISEPVHGEHKVLRQESSLS